Proteins from a genomic interval of Thermomicrobiales bacterium:
- the tatC gene encoding twin-arginine translocase subunit TatC, producing MARAIKMPKVPLPSFPGKDDEDYEDVFEEMTLAEHLDELRSRLVKTCVGIGIAFIGGLFLTRPLLGLVRDNANIERFDVIDATEPITSFFKTALYIAIAVALPLIFYQIFAFVSPGLTRKEKRYVYGSLPFVVVFFLAGAAFAFFLAIPRAFEFLSNFNSDLFDYSPTFGSIAAFYIQVSLGMGIAFELPIIMFLLSRLGIVSPKRMSASRRYAAVIVMIAAAIITPTPDPFNMLFVAAPIYLLYEVGIIFAKIAARRRKGENIDDSLPALEA from the coding sequence GTGGCTCGTGCCATCAAGATGCCAAAAGTCCCCCTTCCCAGTTTCCCTGGGAAGGACGATGAGGACTACGAGGACGTATTCGAGGAGATGACGCTCGCGGAGCACCTCGATGAGCTCCGTTCGCGCCTCGTCAAGACCTGTGTGGGAATTGGCATCGCCTTCATTGGCGGTCTCTTTCTCACACGACCATTGCTCGGCCTCGTTCGCGACAACGCGAACATCGAGCGGTTCGACGTGATCGATGCTACCGAGCCGATCACATCCTTCTTCAAGACCGCGCTCTATATCGCAATCGCGGTCGCGCTGCCCTTGATCTTCTATCAAATCTTTGCATTCGTTTCGCCTGGCCTGACGCGCAAGGAGAAACGCTACGTCTACGGCTCTTTGCCGTTCGTGGTGGTCTTCTTCCTGGCTGGCGCGGCATTCGCGTTCTTTCTGGCCATTCCCAGAGCGTTCGAGTTCCTTTCGAACTTCAACAGCGACCTGTTCGACTATTCCCCGACGTTTGGCAGCATCGCTGCGTTCTACATCCAGGTCTCGCTGGGCATGGGAATCGCGTTCGAACTGCCGATCATCATGTTCCTGCTTTCTCGTTTGGGGATCGTCAGCCCGAAACGAATGTCCGCTTCCCGCCGCTATGCGGCGGTGATCGTAATGATTGCTGCTGCGATCATTACGCCGACTCCTGACCCATTCAACATGCTCTTCGTGGCCGCGCCAATCTACTTGCTTTACGAGGTCGGAATCATCTTCGCCAAGATCGCCGCACGGCGACGTAAGGGCGAGAACATCGACGACTCACTTCCCGCGCTCGAGGCGTGA
- the priA gene encoding primosomal protein N', with translation MTDQRFLYADIAPPSAAVTGDGIYTYAVPEKLQRVLEIGQLVRVPLRRRLEPGIVTRLHDVTPDFELRPVDSIVEPEFVLPAWAMEVAEWMAATTRCGFYDAAQPFLPPGELHASEPWIRIVPGAVPKPDELTQLQSRVIEMLGERSSMSLADARRRAGSRLTSVIPELERLGLVERFNRPIDRIPAERTERLIRVHSTDEKIAGRSAKQRKTLEQLRQQSRLSRTADLPLLRYRDVIALEGVDGASLRALAEKGAIEFIELPISMYEREVEPSSPPLLSRAQAVAWHDIERQLQRRSARPMLVHGVTGSGKTELYLRAAAWSEREGLGTVVLVPEIALATQVVRRFEERFPGRVAVIHSELSDSDRYATWNAIARGERSIVVGPRSALFAPVPKLGAIVIDEEQDSAYKQDTIPRYQAIRLAHKLAQTRGASLILGSATPSVETFYAARRGAFTLVSLPDRVGYSPGGLDNEQRDRILEMPDVDIVDMRHEVKATGAALISSPLQELIGSSLERAEQSIILLNRRGMSTIVICRVCTRSIDCPHCDIPLVYHRDMQRLLCHRCGFQMRPVQRCPECDGPLDYFGAGTQRIEAEAARLFPGARVMRVDRDSIRRLGGYDSTIRRIQRGDVDIVVGTQIVAKGLDFPRVTAVGVVQADSALYLPDFRSAERTFQLLTQVAGRAGRRSTRGRVVVQTYTPRHYAIQAAAKHDYTGFYEREIEFRAQQRYPPFSRLIRLSMRDRSDETCREEGETLAAEINDVIRANGFEAEVFGPAPAFVAKIRDTYQWQIIVRGEVTGFADLISAIPLRAPWTIDVDPQSLL, from the coding sequence ATGACGGACCAGCGGTTCCTCTATGCCGATATTGCTCCACCGTCTGCCGCAGTCACGGGTGACGGAATCTACACGTACGCGGTGCCGGAGAAGCTCCAGCGCGTGCTCGAGATTGGGCAACTCGTGCGCGTGCCGTTGCGTCGCCGGCTGGAGCCCGGCATCGTCACGCGCCTACACGATGTGACTCCGGACTTCGAGCTGCGGCCGGTCGACTCGATCGTCGAGCCGGAATTCGTGCTTCCGGCCTGGGCGATGGAGGTTGCTGAGTGGATGGCCGCTACCACTCGCTGCGGTTTCTACGACGCAGCCCAGCCGTTTCTTCCGCCAGGTGAGCTGCATGCATCGGAGCCGTGGATCCGAATTGTTCCCGGAGCCGTCCCAAAGCCGGATGAGTTGACCCAGCTTCAATCGCGCGTGATCGAGATGCTCGGCGAGCGGTCGTCGATGTCGCTTGCCGATGCGAGGAGAAGAGCAGGAAGCAGACTGACCTCGGTGATCCCCGAGCTGGAACGGCTCGGGTTGGTGGAACGCTTCAATCGACCAATCGATCGGATTCCCGCCGAACGGACGGAACGGTTGATTCGGGTGCACTCGACCGACGAGAAAATTGCCGGCCGCTCTGCCAAGCAACGCAAGACGCTGGAACAGCTGCGGCAACAGTCGCGCCTCTCCCGCACAGCTGATCTTCCGCTGCTGCGCTATCGCGACGTCATCGCGCTGGAAGGAGTCGATGGCGCGAGTCTCCGCGCGCTCGCTGAAAAAGGGGCAATCGAGTTCATCGAGCTGCCGATTTCGATGTACGAGCGTGAGGTGGAACCGTCGAGTCCGCCGCTCTTGTCGCGCGCGCAAGCGGTGGCCTGGCACGACATCGAACGCCAGCTGCAACGCCGGTCGGCGCGTCCGATGCTCGTCCATGGGGTCACGGGGAGCGGCAAGACGGAGCTCTATCTGCGCGCGGCTGCCTGGAGTGAGCGCGAAGGACTCGGTACGGTCGTCCTGGTGCCAGAGATTGCGCTCGCAACGCAGGTCGTGCGCCGTTTCGAGGAGCGGTTTCCCGGCCGGGTCGCGGTCATTCATTCCGAACTGAGCGATAGCGACCGATACGCCACCTGGAATGCCATTGCGCGCGGCGAACGCTCGATCGTGGTCGGACCGCGGTCGGCGCTGTTCGCGCCCGTTCCCAAGCTTGGCGCAATCGTGATCGACGAGGAGCAGGACAGCGCCTACAAACAGGACACGATTCCGCGGTATCAGGCGATCCGGCTCGCGCACAAACTGGCGCAAACGCGTGGCGCGTCGCTGATCCTGGGCAGCGCGACTCCATCGGTCGAGACGTTCTATGCGGCGAGACGTGGCGCCTTTACCCTGGTGTCGCTCCCGGATCGGGTTGGGTATTCACCTGGCGGTCTGGACAACGAGCAGCGCGATCGCATTCTGGAGATGCCGGATGTCGATATTGTCGATATGCGGCATGAGGTGAAAGCGACTGGCGCCGCCCTCATCTCGAGCCCGCTGCAAGAACTGATCGGCTCGTCGCTCGAGCGCGCTGAGCAGTCGATCATTCTGCTCAATCGGCGCGGCATGTCGACGATTGTGATTTGCCGGGTCTGTACCCGATCGATCGACTGCCCACATTGCGACATTCCGCTCGTTTACCACCGGGATATGCAGCGGCTGCTGTGCCATCGCTGCGGATTCCAGATGCGCCCGGTGCAACGCTGTCCGGAATGCGACGGGCCGCTCGACTACTTCGGGGCCGGTACGCAGCGAATCGAAGCGGAAGCGGCGAGGCTCTTTCCCGGCGCACGCGTCATGCGGGTCGATCGCGACTCCATTCGGCGCCTGGGCGGATATGACTCCACCATCCGTCGCATTCAACGTGGCGATGTCGATATCGTCGTCGGCACCCAGATCGTCGCCAAGGGACTCGACTTCCCCCGTGTGACCGCGGTCGGTGTGGTGCAAGCAGATAGCGCCCTCTACTTGCCCGACTTTCGATCGGCAGAGCGGACGTTCCAGCTGCTCACCCAGGTTGCCGGACGGGCTGGCCGGCGTTCTACACGGGGACGTGTGGTTGTCCAGACCTACACACCCCGCCACTACGCCATTCAGGCGGCCGCAAAGCACGACTACACGGGCTTCTATGAACGCGAGATCGAGTTTCGGGCACAGCAACGGTATCCACCGTTTTCACGCTTGATCCGTCTCTCGATGCGCGACCGATCCGACGAAACGTGCCGCGAGGAAGGGGAAACACTCGCTGCTGAGATCAACGACGTGATCCGGGCGAACGGGTTCGAGGCGGAGGTGTTCGGGCCGGCGCCGGCCTTCGTCGCCAAGATTCGCGATACCTACCAATGGCAGATCATCGTTCGGGGCGAAGTCACTGGATTCGCTGACCTCATCTCCGCAATCCCGCTGCGGGCGCCCTGGACCATCGATGTCGACCCGCAGAGCCTGTTGTGA
- the gmk gene encoding guanylate kinase, whose product MNEGDLLLSDLRNRRKPKLFVITGPSGAGKDTIVKDLRERFPEIHVAVTATTRERRPGEAEGVDYFFLDPETFLERLANDEFMESAQVYGKPYGVPRNQIRHALERGQDVLLKVDVQGAATIKERWPEAIVIFVSPGSMSQLLHQLRHRKTDNPEDLMRRFGEAESELPMALEFDYFVFNEFDRHEQATGEIEAIIRAERLRTRQQSPTV is encoded by the coding sequence GTGAACGAAGGTGATCTGTTGCTGTCGGATCTGCGCAATCGTCGCAAGCCGAAGCTGTTCGTGATCACCGGTCCTTCCGGCGCGGGCAAGGATACGATCGTCAAAGACCTGCGCGAGCGCTTCCCTGAGATTCACGTTGCCGTCACCGCAACCACTCGCGAGCGTCGCCCGGGAGAGGCGGAAGGGGTCGACTACTTCTTTCTCGACCCGGAAACCTTCCTGGAACGACTCGCAAACGACGAGTTCATGGAATCGGCGCAGGTCTACGGCAAACCGTATGGTGTGCCCCGCAACCAGATTCGGCACGCGTTGGAGCGTGGCCAGGACGTGCTGCTCAAGGTCGATGTGCAGGGAGCCGCGACGATCAAGGAACGCTGGCCGGAAGCGATCGTCATCTTCGTCTCCCCAGGTTCGATGTCTCAGCTCCTTCATCAGCTACGACACCGAAAAACCGACAATCCGGAAGACCTGATGCGGCGGTTCGGCGAAGCCGAGTCGGAGCTTCCGATGGCGCTCGAGTTCGACTATTTTGTCTTCAACGAGTTCGACCGTCACGAGCAGGCCACCGGTGAGATCGAGGCGATCATCCGGGCCGAACGTTTGCGCACCAGGCAACAGTCCCCGACGGTCTAG
- a CDS encoding NFACT RNA binding domain-containing protein — MYDILTTAAVIDELSGSLPGGRIQRVGLRNAQSIALEVYRDRRRQHVVATIGDPEPAFYRSVDPFAVDPGLVTPFSLLLRKYVRGATLLDIDQPPLERIVRLKMAKRFWAHHRGDDEPDGDGAVDDAEENLPSEVIETTLVIELMGRRSNVILVDANGRVMDSLKRVTPRMSRVRPIWPSASYVLPPAWHGLDPRAATPGAIRLLLDAVPRDASLQKTLVDGVQGFSPAMASEAVWRAAGAQDAQVGQCNPTPLADAIQAIVAPLRTNSWQPCLYHDGDGSLIGYAAIPFLSLQQEGTETHVDSISAVVDAWQKTELSIGGRHDGRRNRLLARIAERRSAVNGRVRSVEKQQASVAEADRYRRWGEAIYANLWELVPGQSELEVDGERIPLDPLRQAKDAAADYFERYRRMQRGSGEVEEQLEDARTELAYLDQIETMALLASSFEEIEGVVAEWQAYAGVESGKPERRRKQDPDRVRPTQDHEGNLIYVGRSGPQNDRVTFDIAGPDDWWLHARGVPGSHVVVRGNGREPSNEALERAAAVAAYYSKSRTSGKVEVDIARRRDVRKIKGAGPGMVTYRNERTVLVSPADESRLERGK; from the coding sequence ATGTACGACATCTTGACGACCGCGGCGGTAATCGACGAGCTTTCTGGATCGCTCCCCGGTGGCCGCATCCAGCGGGTCGGGTTGCGCAACGCGCAATCGATCGCGCTGGAAGTCTATCGCGACCGACGACGGCAGCATGTGGTGGCGACGATTGGCGATCCGGAGCCCGCGTTCTACCGATCAGTCGATCCGTTTGCCGTCGATCCCGGTTTGGTCACGCCCTTTTCACTCTTGTTGCGCAAGTACGTGCGCGGCGCCACCCTGCTGGACATCGACCAACCGCCGCTCGAGCGAATCGTGCGGCTGAAGATGGCCAAGCGGTTTTGGGCCCATCATCGCGGCGACGATGAGCCCGACGGAGATGGCGCAGTCGACGACGCGGAAGAGAACCTGCCGTCGGAGGTCATCGAGACAACGCTCGTGATCGAGCTGATGGGCCGGCGCAGCAATGTCATCCTGGTCGACGCCAATGGTCGCGTGATGGACAGCCTGAAGCGCGTGACTCCCAGGATGAGCCGCGTGCGGCCGATCTGGCCGTCGGCCAGCTACGTGCTCCCACCAGCATGGCATGGGCTCGATCCACGCGCCGCGACTCCTGGCGCCATCCGCTTGCTACTCGACGCTGTGCCACGCGATGCCTCGCTTCAGAAGACGCTGGTGGATGGGGTGCAAGGATTCAGTCCTGCAATGGCGTCAGAGGCCGTCTGGCGCGCTGCAGGAGCACAGGACGCTCAGGTGGGCCAGTGCAACCCAACTCCGCTCGCAGATGCCATACAAGCGATCGTAGCGCCGTTGAGGACCAACAGTTGGCAGCCTTGTCTCTATCACGACGGGGACGGCTCGCTCATAGGATATGCGGCCATTCCCTTCCTATCCCTTCAGCAGGAAGGAACCGAGACGCATGTTGACTCGATATCTGCCGTGGTCGACGCCTGGCAGAAGACGGAACTCTCGATCGGCGGCCGTCACGACGGGCGGCGCAACCGCTTGCTGGCACGCATAGCCGAGCGGCGCAGCGCAGTCAACGGCCGGGTTCGTTCTGTCGAGAAGCAGCAGGCCTCCGTGGCCGAGGCAGATCGCTACCGTCGCTGGGGCGAGGCGATCTATGCCAACCTGTGGGAGTTGGTTCCCGGGCAATCCGAGCTCGAGGTCGATGGCGAGCGCATTCCGCTCGACCCGCTTCGTCAGGCGAAGGATGCTGCCGCCGACTATTTCGAGCGATATCGCCGAATGCAGCGCGGTTCCGGAGAGGTCGAGGAGCAACTCGAGGATGCCAGGACCGAGCTCGCGTACCTGGATCAGATCGAGACTATGGCGCTGCTCGCATCGTCATTCGAGGAAATCGAGGGCGTGGTCGCCGAGTGGCAAGCATATGCGGGCGTCGAATCCGGCAAGCCGGAAAGGCGGCGAAAACAGGATCCCGATCGCGTCCGGCCGACGCAGGACCACGAGGGCAACTTGATCTATGTTGGACGTTCCGGGCCACAGAACGATCGTGTGACGTTCGATATCGCCGGCCCGGACGATTGGTGGCTACACGCCCGGGGAGTGCCGGGCTCACATGTGGTCGTGCGAGGCAATGGCCGTGAGCCGTCGAATGAGGCGCTGGAACGTGCGGCTGCGGTGGCGGCGTACTACAGCAAGAGCAGAACGTCTGGCAAGGTCGAAGTCGACATTGCCAGACGCCGTGATGTCCGCAAGATAAAGGGTGCTGGACCTGGAATGGTCACCTATCGCAATGAGCGAACCGTGCTCGTCTCCCCGGCCGATGAATCACGCCTCGAGCGCGGGAAGTGA
- the fabG gene encoding 3-oxoacyl-[acyl-carrier-protein] reductase, which translates to MSEQKRVAIVTGATRGIGLAVAARLARDGYDIVANYRGDDDVAEAARKELETTGRSIVLTKGDISNADDAGALIETALSELGQLDVLVNNAGITRDTLMMRMSEDDWDAVIDTNLKGAFLTSKAAIRPMIRQRSGRIINLTSVVGLVGNAGQANYASAKAGLVGLTKSMAKEVGSRGITVNAVAPGFIETRLTDVLNQELKETLLKQIPAGRLGQPDDVAGAVAFLASPDASYITGHVLTVDGGLFMA; encoded by the coding sequence ATGAGCGAGCAAAAGCGGGTAGCCATCGTCACTGGCGCAACACGCGGTATCGGACTGGCCGTTGCAGCGCGGTTGGCGCGGGACGGATATGACATCGTTGCCAACTACCGAGGCGATGATGACGTGGCTGAAGCCGCACGCAAGGAACTCGAAACAACCGGGCGATCCATCGTGCTGACCAAGGGCGATATCTCCAATGCCGACGATGCCGGCGCGCTCATCGAGACCGCGCTCTCGGAACTCGGCCAGCTCGACGTTCTGGTGAACAACGCGGGTATCACGCGCGACACGTTGATGATGCGCATGAGCGAGGACGACTGGGACGCGGTTATCGACACCAATCTCAAGGGCGCGTTCCTGACATCGAAAGCGGCCATTCGCCCGATGATTCGCCAGCGATCCGGCCGGATCATCAACCTCACCTCGGTCGTTGGGCTCGTCGGCAATGCTGGTCAGGCAAACTATGCCTCGGCCAAAGCGGGGCTCGTTGGACTCACCAAGTCGATGGCAAAGGAAGTCGGGTCGCGCGGCATAACGGTCAACGCGGTTGCTCCCGGCTTCATCGAAACCCGGTTGACCGATGTGCTCAATCAGGAACTCAAGGAAACTCTGCTCAAGCAAATCCCGGCCGGACGACTGGGGCAACCAGACGATGTCGCTGGCGCGGTCGCGTTCCTCGCCTCCCCCGATGCGTCGTACATTACCGGCCATGTGCTGACCGTCGATGGCGGTCTCTTCATGGCCTAG
- the acpP gene encoding acyl carrier protein, with protein MATNFERVRVIVAERLGVDEDTITMDSEFIGDLNADSLDLVEVIMALEQEFGTEIKDEDAESIRTVGDAVAFIDERS; from the coding sequence GTGGCAACCAATTTCGAACGCGTTCGCGTTATCGTCGCCGAGCGGCTTGGTGTCGATGAGGACACGATCACCATGGACTCCGAGTTCATTGGCGATTTGAACGCCGACTCGCTCGACCTGGTCGAGGTCATCATGGCGCTCGAGCAGGAGTTCGGCACCGAGATCAAGGACGAGGATGCCGAGTCGATCCGTACCGTTGGCGACGCCGTCGCATTCATCGACGAGCGCAGCTAA
- the accC gene encoding acetyl-CoA carboxylase biotin carboxylase subunit, which produces MAGVRKVLIANRGEIAVRILRACREVGIGAVVAYSEADRDSLAVRLADEAVCIGPSQSARSYTNIPALMSAALVTGCDALHPGYGFLSENAYLAEICAQLGITFIGPPPDVIAKMGDKSVARQIMKQAGVPTVPGSEGVVRDLPSAKEAIRRIGYPALIKAVAGGGGRGMRVVTSEGELARLFSIAQQEAEANFGSGDVYIERFVDKPRHVEVQVLGDMFGHIYAIGERDCSLQRRHQKLVEEAPAPNLPKKTRENLLRAAIKGAKAVGYQNAGTLEFLVDSSGNFYFMEMNTRIQVEHPVTERVYGLDLVAWQLQIASGAELKLENRDLEPNGYSIEARITAEDPANDFQPGAGTVDTVVLPGGPGIRVDTHLYPGYRVPPDYDSLLGKVISWGQTREQAVNRLDRALSETFISGIPTTTSFLRLLISDGDFRRGDVHTGYVADFMHRNAAIISRLGDGLPAPAGWTQ; this is translated from the coding sequence ATGGCTGGCGTTCGCAAAGTTCTCATAGCTAACCGCGGCGAAATCGCTGTCCGCATCTTGCGTGCGTGCCGCGAAGTCGGCATAGGCGCCGTTGTCGCCTACAGCGAAGCCGACCGCGATTCACTGGCGGTCAGACTCGCCGATGAGGCTGTTTGTATCGGCCCATCGCAATCTGCACGCTCCTATACCAACATTCCAGCATTGATGAGCGCCGCGCTGGTGACCGGGTGCGATGCGCTTCACCCCGGCTATGGCTTTCTCTCCGAGAATGCGTATTTGGCCGAGATCTGCGCTCAGCTCGGGATTACCTTCATCGGGCCGCCGCCGGACGTGATTGCCAAGATGGGCGACAAGTCGGTCGCCAGGCAGATCATGAAGCAAGCCGGCGTGCCGACAGTTCCGGGTTCAGAGGGTGTCGTGCGTGATCTGCCTTCCGCCAAAGAGGCGATTCGCCGTATTGGATACCCTGCGCTGATCAAGGCAGTGGCTGGAGGTGGCGGACGTGGGATGCGTGTGGTGACCAGCGAAGGCGAACTGGCGCGGCTCTTTTCCATCGCCCAACAGGAAGCCGAGGCGAATTTCGGTTCCGGCGATGTCTATATCGAGCGCTTTGTCGACAAGCCGAGACACGTCGAGGTGCAGGTGTTGGGCGACATGTTCGGTCACATCTACGCGATCGGCGAGCGGGACTGCTCGTTGCAACGCAGACACCAAAAACTGGTCGAGGAGGCCCCGGCGCCGAATCTTCCCAAGAAAACGCGCGAGAACCTGTTGCGTGCCGCGATCAAGGGAGCCAAAGCGGTTGGCTATCAGAATGCCGGCACACTGGAGTTTCTGGTCGATTCCAGCGGTAACTTCTATTTCATGGAAATGAACACCCGCATACAGGTCGAGCACCCCGTCACCGAGCGGGTGTACGGACTCGATCTGGTCGCATGGCAGCTGCAGATTGCCTCTGGTGCAGAACTCAAGCTCGAGAATCGCGACCTGGAACCGAACGGCTATTCCATCGAGGCGCGCATCACGGCCGAGGATCCGGCCAATGACTTCCAGCCGGGCGCTGGGACGGTCGATACTGTGGTGCTTCCTGGCGGACCCGGCATCCGCGTCGATACGCATCTCTATCCCGGCTACCGCGTGCCGCCCGACTACGATTCACTGCTGGGAAAGGTCATTTCCTGGGGTCAGACGCGGGAGCAAGCCGTCAACCGGCTCGATCGCGCGCTTTCGGAGACGTTCATTTCCGGTATCCCGACCACAACATCGTTCTTGCGGTTGCTCATTTCCGATGGCGACTTCCGCCGAGGCGATGTGCACACCGGGTACGTGGCGGACTTCATGCATCGAAATGCCGCGATCATCTCGCGACTCGGGGACGGGCTCCCGGCGCCCGCGGGATGGACGCAATGA
- the def gene encoding peptide deformylase has translation MAKLDIVLEGDPRLRQKATRIKHVDEGLRKIAADMHETMDAAPGVGLAGPQIGLMRRIIVVHVAKDEEEDQEEVRLTLIDPEIVKAQGRVTGQEGCLSIPLWVGDVPRAESITVKAIDLDNKHIRMKAKGFLARVIQHEIDHLDGILFVDRVEDRSTLFKVSEEELSKEEYAVIGE, from the coding sequence ATGGCGAAACTGGACATTGTGCTCGAGGGCGACCCGCGTCTTCGGCAAAAGGCGACGCGCATCAAACATGTCGATGAGGGGTTGCGAAAGATCGCGGCGGATATGCACGAGACGATGGACGCCGCGCCCGGAGTTGGGTTGGCGGGGCCACAGATCGGGTTGATGCGCCGCATCATCGTGGTTCATGTTGCGAAGGACGAAGAAGAGGACCAGGAAGAAGTGCGCCTGACCTTGATCGACCCGGAGATCGTCAAGGCGCAAGGAAGAGTGACTGGACAAGAGGGCTGCCTGAGTATTCCGCTCTGGGTCGGCGATGTTCCGCGGGCCGAGTCGATTACAGTCAAGGCGATCGATCTGGACAACAAGCACATCCGCATGAAGGCCAAGGGCTTTCTGGCGCGTGTCATTCAGCACGAGATCGACCATCTCGACGGCATTCTCTTCGTCGACCGGGTGGAGGACCGTTCGACCCTGTTCAAGGTCTCCGAGGAAGAGCTCTCCAAGGAGGAGTACGCCGTCATCGGCGAATAA
- a CDS encoding carbohydrate-binding family 9-like protein, giving the protein MRDDRPRPRGYVCPRAVAPPTLDGTLDEAIWGHAPWSELFVDIEGDRKPAPLFDTRMRMLWDDDALYIGARLDEPHVWGTITQHDAVIYHDNDFEVFLDPSGRGHHYVELEVNPLNTTWDLLLTHPYRSGGMPISGWEFAGVRTAIAIDGTLNDPSDIDIAWTVEIAIPWASLRDVAGVPCPPRDGDQWRINFSRVEWQHSVIDGAYRKPPDTPEYNWVWSPQHAIDMHRPEWWGVLQFSDRTTDLPEVRPLEEWDERMALLDVWEAEQAHRQSTGRFTEDLDALGFDIPGLELEATSTMFEARLGHCSIDHELRWRVP; this is encoded by the coding sequence ATGCGCGACGACCGCCCTCGACCACGCGGATATGTCTGCCCCCGAGCAGTCGCGCCACCCACGCTCGATGGGACCCTCGACGAGGCGATCTGGGGCCACGCTCCCTGGAGCGAGCTGTTTGTCGATATCGAAGGCGACCGAAAACCCGCTCCCCTGTTCGACACCCGGATGCGCATGCTCTGGGACGACGATGCGCTCTACATCGGCGCACGGCTCGATGAGCCCCATGTTTGGGGCACGATTACGCAGCACGATGCGGTGATCTATCACGACAATGACTTCGAGGTCTTCCTGGACCCTTCCGGGCGTGGTCATCATTACGTCGAATTGGAGGTCAATCCACTTAATACCACCTGGGATCTGCTGCTTACGCACCCCTACCGTTCAGGGGGTATGCCGATCTCGGGCTGGGAGTTCGCGGGCGTTCGCACCGCAATCGCGATCGACGGGACGCTGAACGATCCTTCCGATATCGACATTGCATGGACCGTCGAGATTGCCATCCCGTGGGCGAGCCTGCGCGATGTCGCCGGGGTGCCCTGCCCTCCCAGAGACGGCGATCAGTGGCGCATCAATTTTTCCCGGGTCGAGTGGCAGCATTCGGTGATCGACGGCGCCTATCGCAAGCCCCCGGACACCCCTGAGTACAACTGGGTTTGGTCGCCACAACATGCGATCGATATGCACCGCCCGGAATGGTGGGGAGTGTTGCAGTTCTCCGACCGCACGACCGACCTGCCGGAGGTGCGCCCGCTCGAAGAATGGGATGAGCGGATGGCGTTGTTGGACGTCTGGGAGGCGGAGCAGGCGCACCGGCAGTCGACCGGTCGATTCACCGAGGACCTAGACGCACTCGGGTTCGACATCCCCGGCCTCGAACTGGAAGCGACCAGCACCATGTTCGAGGCCCGACTGGGACATTGCTCGATCGATCACGAGTTGCGCTGGCGCGTGCCGTAG
- the nusB gene encoding transcription antitermination factor NusB: MSDSDGNNPRRPAQKKSNRQRKPNARRAARTLALQVLYETDQTDHDLSEVLDRSIETESPSEETVAYLRVLIDGIHRHKIAIDREIELAAPAFPIGQLSPVDRNALRIAIFELRYTTDVPMKVAINEAVELAKRFGGDSSGRFVNGVLGTVVDRLPESST; this comes from the coding sequence ATGAGCGACTCGGACGGAAATAACCCTCGACGTCCGGCCCAAAAGAAGTCGAACCGCCAGCGCAAACCGAACGCGCGCCGGGCAGCGCGCACGTTGGCGCTCCAGGTTCTCTACGAAACCGACCAAACGGACCATGACCTGAGCGAGGTGCTCGATCGCTCGATCGAGACCGAATCGCCCAGCGAAGAGACGGTCGCATACCTGCGCGTGCTGATCGATGGCATTCATCGACACAAGATCGCCATCGACCGGGAAATCGAGTTGGCCGCGCCAGCGTTTCCCATCGGGCAGCTTTCCCCGGTGGACCGCAACGCGCTGCGTATCGCGATCTTCGAGTTGCGCTACACGACGGACGTTCCCATGAAGGTCGCAATCAATGAAGCGGTAGAACTGGCAAAGCGGTTTGGCGGTGACAGTTCCGGGCGATTCGTCAATGGCGTGCTCGGAACAGTGGTGGACCGACTCCCGGAATCGAGCACCTAG